Proteins from a genomic interval of Xylocopa sonorina isolate GNS202 chromosome 4, iyXylSono1_principal, whole genome shotgun sequence:
- the LOC143423331 gene encoding SH3 domain-containing protein Dlish-like encodes MAFLCPVRIRRGKKKKPGVHNFNLEKDCAGAGGTGLGLGTKVPLPPGRITGSASIETLVRVGIEKENGLSPDSKMVIVHDFTPCVDDELQVKRGQVVNVLYRENDWVYVIAADTRMEGFVPHSYCAPYTSQLAELTLATLMNNVKKKLPRSNEADCDFTGTGRSQTVDTQQTDTGSASDCESYTRNVTTADVNVTRSNITQSQNSIQSISSQPDVHPFFKDPSAGRYIVLYTFVARDENDVSVERGEFVTVLNRDDPDWFWVLRHCDGNEGFVPSGFVYPGHVLHSYATTTTTTTTTTTVATTSMETHSLGKGNNNVPGSETVQQKGLRDFRDETNGTELVVLYDYKAQAPDDLSVRRADWIYADLGNQTVDGWLWAYAPKTRKYGFIPKAYARPPAMTSL; translated from the exons ATGGCTTTTTTGTGCCCCGTTCGCATACGTcgaggaaagaaaaagaaac CTGGAgtacataattttaatttggAAAAGGATTGTGCTGGAGCAGGAGGCACAGGACTTGGTTTAGGAACAAAAGTACCATTGCCTCCTGGTCGTATAACAGGAAGTGCTAGTATCGAGACATTAGTCAGAGTAGGTATAGAAAAAGAAAATGGGCTATCACCGGATAGTAAAATGGTCATTGTACATGATTTTACACCATGTGTCGATGATGAACTCCAAGTAAAACGTGGCCAG GTTGTAAATGTTTTATATAGAGAGAATGATTGGGTGTATGTAATAGCAGCTGATACACGTATGGAAGGCTTTGTACCACATTCATATTGTGCACCTTATACATCTCAGCTTGCTGAATTAACACTTGCTACTCTTATGAACAATGTGAAAAAGAAGTTGCCCAGATCTAATGAAGCTGATTGCGATTTTACTGGTACAGGTCGTTCGCAAACAGTAGATACCCAACAAACTGACACTGGATCAGCATCAGATTGTGAAAGTTATACTCGTAATGTCACCACTGCTGATGTAAATGTTACTAGATCTAATATAACACAGTCTCAAAATTCTATTCAAAGCATATCCTCTCAGCCAGATGTGCATCCCTTTTTCAAG GATCCGTCAGCTGGAAGGTATATAGTACTTTATACATTTGTGGCTAGAGATGAAAATGATGTCAGCGTGGAAAGGGGTGAATTTGTAACTGTACTCAACCGGGATGACCCTGACTGGTTTTGGGTACTTAGACATTGCGATGGTAATGAAGGATTTGTCCCATCTGGATTTGTATACCCAGGCCATGTGCTTCATTCATATGCTACAACAACTACTACAactaccactactactactGTAGCTACAACATCTATGGAAACACATAGCTTAG GAAAAGGAAATAATAATGTGCCAGGAAGCGAGACGGTACAGCAAAAAGGTTTACGAGATTTTCGGGATGAAACAAACGGCACGGAATTAGTTGTACTTTATGACTATAAGGCGCAGGCGCCAGATGACCTGTCCGTGAGAAGAGCTGACTGGATATACGCGGATTTGGGAAATCAAACTGTGGATGGTTGGCTGTGGGCATATGCGCCTAAAACTCGCAAATACGGATTCATTCCAAAAGCGTATGCCCGGCCTCCTGCTATGACgagtttataa